The proteins below are encoded in one region of Paramisgurnus dabryanus chromosome 2, PD_genome_1.1, whole genome shotgun sequence:
- the sult5a1 gene encoding sulfotransferase family 5A, member 1 produces MARLDITETFQNIMFPGHMHTQDSLNYAVNFKFQDTDTVIVTYPKSGTTWMQEIISLVSRKGDPTFSQSQPNWARAPWLEQYYCPQVLQASTGPRIITTHLPYDLLAPALRDSNAKVIYVARNPKDVAVSYYHFHKMANFLPDPATFSEFLSDFLKGTVHYGSWFDHVKGWTGRAQNFQNFLYITYEEMWQDLRGSVEKVSHFLQCSLTEEELTNVQKHCSFSSMKENPMVNYTLIPQEIIDHSRGKFMRKGKIGDWKNNFTEEQSDHFDAVYSSQMGDSSLLFKWDYMEEMPKPRNTIISPLREISLCT; encoded by the exons ATGGCTCGACTAGACATCACTGAAACCTTTCAAAACATCATGTTTCCTGGGCACATGCACACTCAGGACTCCCTGAATTATGCTGTCAACTTCAAGTTTCAGGACACAGACACTGTCATCGTCACCTACCCGAAATCAG GAACCACATGGATGCAGGAAATCATCAGTTTGGTTTCGCGTAAAGGAGACCCAACTTTTTCTCAATCTCAGCCTAACTGGGCCCGTGCTCCGTGGCTCGAGCAGTATTACTGCCCTCAAGTCCTGCAAGCGTCTACAGGACCCCGAATTATTACTACGCACCTGCCGTACGACCTACTGGCACCAGCCTTAAGAGACTCTAATGCAAAG GTCATCTATGTGGCTAGGAATCCCAAAGACGTGGCTGTGTCCTATTATCACTTTCACAAGATGGCAAACTTTCTGCCCGACCCAGCCACTTTCTCTGAGTTTCTGAGTGACTTCCTAAAGGGAACAG TGCATTATGGGTCTTGGTTCGATCATGTGAAGGGCTGGACCGGCCGTGCACAGAATTTTCAGAACTTTCTTTACATCACATATGAAGAAATGTGGCAG gATCTTCGTGGGTCTGTTGAGAAAGTAAgtcattttcttcagtgttctttGACTGAGGAAGAGCTGACCAATGTTCAGAAACACTGTAGCTTCAGTTCAATGAAGGAGAACCCTATGGTGAACTACACACTCATCCCACAAGAGATCATTGACCACAGCAGGGGCAAGTTCATGAGAAAAG GTAAAATCGGAGACTGGAAAAATAATTTCACTGAGGAACAGAGTGACCACTTTGATGCCGTGTACTCCTCTCAGATGGGAGATTCTTCACTGCTGTTTAAATGGGATTACATGGAGGAAATGCCAAAACCCAGAAACACCATTATTAGTCCTCTTAGAGAGATTAGTTTGTGtacataa
- the hp gene encoding haptoglobin: protein MKWLSVVVMLMGSIACLPDESLALDRVRENVSAVRPKRMIGGSLTTSVPWQAMVYLSENILDGGFAGGALIAERWILTAGRNLFVKKSRSETKGKEPLIPKVYLGISKRSDAQTSTEVAVEKVFLHPDFQNTTEWDNDLALIKLKEPVKFSDSIMPIPLPEIGDNQEEKTGERGIVAGWGWGSLLTPAPILKFLSLPIVPCQGKYQAKVLASTPIVDDKQFCTGPSKYEENVCFGDAGAALAFLNPKTNAVYAAGILSFDKACSVENHAVYIKISAYLPWIHSVMRGDWQGFSDRRVSVINRMFSQQQ from the exons ATGAAGTG GCTATCTGTGGTTGTGATGCTCATGGGCTCCATCGCTTGCCTGCCAGATGAGTCTTTAGCTTTGGATCGAGTCAGAGAAAATGTTTCGG CCGTTCGACCCAAACGGATGATCGGCGGCTCTCTGACCACATCTGTACCCTGGCAAGCAATGGTGTACCTCAGTGAAAATATACTGGATGGAGGTTTTGCCGGAGGAGCACTGATAGCAGAGCGCTGGATATTGACTGCTGGCAGGAATCTATTTGTAAAGAAAAGTCGAAGCGAAACAAAAGGAAAAGAGCCGCTCATCCCAAAAGTTTATCTGGGAATCAGCAAACGTTCTGATGCACAGACATCTACAGAAGTAGCAGTGGAAAAG GTGTTTTTGCATCCAGACTTCCAGAACACAACCGAATGGGACAATGACCTTGCTCTGATCAAATTAAAGGAGCCAGTGAAATTCAGCGACTCCATAATGCCAATCCCACTGCCTGAGATTGGAGATAATCAGGAAGAGAAGACAGGAGAGAGAGGAATCGTCGCTGGATGGGGCTGGGGAAGTCTTTTAACCCCTGCTCCAATACTGAAGTTTCTGTCTTTGCCCATCGTGCCATGCCAGGGAAAATACCAGGCAAAGGTTTTAGCAAGCACACCGATTGTGGACGACAAACAGTTCTGCACTGGACCCAGTAAATATGAAGAAAACGTGTGTTTTGGGGATGCAGGGGCCGCTCTTGCATTTCTCAATCCCAAAACGAATGCAGTCTATGCTGCAGGCATCCTCTCTTTTGACAAGGCTTGTTCTGTAGAAAATCATGCCGTCTACATAAAGATCTCTGCTTATCTGCCCTGGATTCACAGTGTTATGAGAGGAGATTGGCAAGGGTTTTCAGATCGACGTGTTTCAGTGATTAATCGCATGTTTTCACAACAGCAGTGA